A genomic segment from Chrysemys picta bellii isolate R12L10 chromosome 11, ASM1138683v2, whole genome shotgun sequence encodes:
- the LOC135974403 gene encoding fibrinogen-like protein 1-like protein encodes MGFQSSSLLLLSALSMMALLCVAPVQGNGALAHKKVERGFRKDCSNIPRDSPSGVHVIQPAGSPPRVVWCDMDTEGKGWTVVQRNSYNTEITWKESWSTYKYGFGNVQQDYWLGNEYLSLLTRQNIYKVRFVVEDKSNNTRYAEYDIFSVEDEPSGYPLRLGRYSGDGEDYLTTYHSGLGGIHDNMKFSTTDKDQDQASGNCARSYGGWWYDKCQNVLLNGKGYIYWAGFCKSGECKSSLILVKLTDVCWVRQEEPILLGSRRR; translated from the exons atgg ggttccagtccagctctctcctgcttctgtctgcgctgtccatgatggcgctcctttgcgtagcccccgtgcagggcaacggggccctggcccacaagaaggtcgagaggg ggttccgcaaagactgcagcaacattcccagggacagcccaagcggggtccatgtcatccagccggcaggctctccccctcgagtggtgtggtgtgacatggacaccgaaggcaaaggctggaccgttgtgcagagaaattcttacaacacagagatcacctggaaggagtcctggagcacctacaagtacggctttgggaacgtgcagcaggattactggctgggcaacgagtacctgtccctgctcacgcggcagaacatctacaaggtccgctttgtggtggaggacaaatccaacaacacccgctacgcagagtacgacatcttcagtgtcgaggatgagcccagcgggtacccgctgaggctgggcaggtactctggggacggcgaggactatctcaccacctaccactccggcctggggggcatacacgacaacatgaagttcagcacgactgacaaggatcaggaccaggccagtgggaattgcgcaaggagctatggaggctggtggtacgacaagtgtcagaacgtcctgctcaatgggaaaggctacatctactgggcagggttctgtaagagtggggagtgcaagtcttccctcatcctggttaagctaacggacgtgtgctgggtccggcaggaggagcccatcctccttgggagccggcgccgctga